GAGAAGTATAAAAAAGATGCAAGCAAGAAAAAGTGAGTGGAGTATAAAATGCGCATAGAAAAAGGTTCAGTCGTATTACCATTACCTACAAAAGACATAGTAAGCAACGAGGAAAATATGTGGGGTGTTAAACTTCCAACAAAATACTAAGCTTTATTAATTGAAAATAATGGCGGAGGAGCGTGCTGCATGCTGCTTAGTAAATTGAACAGATGATGTAGTTGGTTTAAAAAGAATTAAATAAGATTAATGATTAGATAAGACATTGAACTGTGTTTGGGTTCAATGTCTTATTTGGTGTTTATACAATATGGTTTTGGAATAACAGAGTTTTAGCATCATTAAATCCTAGCTTATAAATGTGTTGAGTAAGAAGTTGTTCATAGTTAAGGATGGTTTTTTCATAACGATTTAAAAGATCTAGCGCTTGGTCATCTTCGTCTAATTGTAAAAATAATTCATTTAATAAGGAAGTGCAATTAGAATTAAATTCCGCTAATTTTTTATCAGTTGAAGGGCTTTCCATAAGGGTTTCAATTCGGGTAAGAACAAATTCTTGAAAATCAATATCTAAATTTTTCATCAATAACTCCTTTCCGATGTCTTTAGCGACACCATATGATTACACATTATACTATATGATGTTCTTATAAACAACAGAAAGGGATGAGCATGTTGAGTAGATATGTAATTATTAACTTGAAGAATCTGGTGGAGAGCAGAAATATATCTTTACGAGAACTTGCACGGTTATCTGATATTGAGCCTTCGATTATTAATAAGCTATCAAATAATAAGCATGAGAGAATTTCATTGCGACATATTGAAAGGATTGCAGAGGCGCTCGAAATTGATGATATAAGGGAGATAATAAGTATAGAATCTCATTAATGAAGGTTTATGGAGGAGATATTATGCACGGAGGACTCGACAGTGAAAAAATTAGTTGTATAGAGGCAATTCTGTATTCTGAGGATTTGAATGAAGCCACAAAACAAGTGGCGAGCATTGGAGATTCAGAAATGCTTTATGTACTTGCGGCAAATTATAATTGGGATAACGGATTTAGTATACCTAGGGCGATAATTACTAATAATAACTGTGACATGTCAACGGGTTTAATGATGTTCTATTTGTCTGACGGTATTAGATTACTAGTAGATAAAGAAAGTGTTGAACAATCGGGACTGGATGAATGGAGTAAATTTATAACGGAGGTTTATTCCAAACTTGAGATGGATGTTTTCAAGCGCAGCAGTATTTCATATTATCCAGAGTTGACTAAGGTACAACTATTTAAATTGAAAAAATCGAATCCAAACATACCCGGTTTTTTCTTGGATGGTATAGAGGGAAATGATATTGAGATTCCTATGATATAATTCAACACAAAAATCTAATTGAAATCAGAACTAGCAACATTTTCTCTGAACTTAGATTTTTAATTTTGCTATTTATTAATATCGGTAATTGTAAAAATTTCATTGGCAGCAGTTAACTGAAAATCTGCTTAAAAACCCAGTTGCTGACTTACAAAAACTTGAGGTACAGGTATTGAATTATTATGAAGAGTTTCAAGAAGGAAGGTATTTTGTTAGCAGAAGATAATTGGTTGAATTTAAGAGATGGCTGCTGAGCTGTCTCTTAATTTATGAAAAAATAATTATGTTTTGCTAATCTGTCAAGCTGCAGATTCATTAATAATCTGGTATAGTTATGTTGTTGCAAGCGAATAGGCGGATATATT
The sequence above is drawn from the Listeria weihenstephanensis genome and encodes:
- a CDS encoding helix-turn-helix domain-containing protein, coding for MLSRYVIINLKNLVESRNISLRELARLSDIEPSIINKLSNNKHERISLRHIERIAEALEIDDIREIISIESH
- a CDS encoding DUF4274 domain-containing protein, with protein sequence MKVYGGDIMHGGLDSEKISCIEAILYSEDLNEATKQVASIGDSEMLYVLAANYNWDNGFSIPRAIITNNNCDMSTGLMMFYLSDGIRLLVDKESVEQSGLDEWSKFITEVYSKLEMDVFKRSSISYYPELTKVQLFKLKKSNPNIPGFFLDGIEGNDIEIPMI